In Polyodon spathula isolate WHYD16114869_AA chromosome 23, ASM1765450v1, whole genome shotgun sequence, the DNA window TATGGGACGCCCCAGGGTGAGTGAGCACGCTCTCCTGGATTTATTGCGTTTGCTAGTAACCTGGATTTAAcatctgttccttttttatgaACCGAGCAGCTTTTACAGAGTTCAACTTAAATTTGTACATTTGTAAATCCAGGTGTGTTGGGTGGGGAATCTCTTAGTGAAGCAGACATTAGGGATGAGTGGAGGTATGATGGGGGGCTACATTGAGCCATTCCCCATTTTgttcaacactttttaaaatttggaagTGCATCTGCTTTAAGCTCATGATACAACCTTGAATAGCtgtggagggttttttttttttttttttttggtaatggaTGAGACTTTTCAatgcagtactattaattgttTGGTATGTTGTTGCATTCACATCAGTAAGCTGCATGGGTGTGGTGTTAAAACtatggctttgtttttgttcagagcACCGCAACATGCCGTTGCAAGATGCTATGGTTCTGGTGGCGCACAACTACGACCTCTTCAAAGTGGAGAACCGTGACAAAGAGCGGGAGGAGATTGCTAGGAAGGCTGCCAAGATGGCAGATGAGGTGCTAATGCGGGAACATGAGAGAGAAGGTCATCCCATCTCACTCCAGCCTGTCATCACACTGCTGTCTGAGGGCAGGTGAGTCTAGAGCCCCCTGGCTGCACCAGCTTCAAATATTTCACTATTTTCTCTGGAGAGACTGCAAGTGCGTCTGAGCTATTCTGTTCCACCAGAAGTGCAAGTTGGAAGACTTAATTTTTAGTTTGTGCTTCAGCTACCTAAACTATCACTGCATCTTAAGTGTGTGTGCAGTCTGTGCTTGCAAGTGTGCATGTTGGGTCTGGGTCTAGTCTCCCGCcttgtattttttgtaagatGAAGTTAACTTCCCAAGAACTGTACTCCGGTCTTGGCTATACACCTTAGCAGTGTGTTGGTGATTTTGTAATCCAGTGGGTGTCTGAACTCTTCATGCAATGGATCCCAACAGGTATCTTACCTTGGATGAGATGGACCGCCTTATCAGCTATCTCAGGGACAAGAGAGAAAGGCTTCTCCGAACAAGCAACGACCCTCATTCAGGTAACAAGTTCATAGGTAACCATGAACGTTGTCTAAACTAGGCATCTACAGTAATACTCAAGTTTAAGAGGCAAATTATCTAGCAGTTTTAGTTAATTATTGGAAATATCTCGGCTTGTTAAATGTAATTCTAAATTTGAAAGTGTCTGTCCCTGTTTTGTGTTCTGATTCTAACCTCCACCATTTCTCTCCTCTCCTTCAGCGTCTCGTCCTCCGGCCTCGGCCTCTGGAGTGGGAGCCCTTGATCCCCCCCCTCCGTCCTCTCAAAGCATGTCTACCGCACCCCACCTGCCTCCCCCTCAGGCTTCCAACCCCCAGAACACTGCCAACCACCAGCAGGAGCTGCAGGCCAAGATCCTCAGCCTGTTCAACAGCGGTGCTCCCCCTCCTGGGGTCCCCCCACCCTCAACGCAGGGCTACGGCTCCTCCATGAGCAGTCAGAACCCTGGGGTCTCCCAGGGTGTTCCCCCACCCTCCATGTCCAAGATGCCCACCTCTGCATCCCAGGTCCCCAGCATGATGCAAGCCATGAACCCCCGGGCAGCCTTGAGACCCCCAGTCATGCCCCCAGGGGTCCCCCCTCCATATGGCCCTCCTCCTGGCCGAATGTCTGGCCCGTCGGGCGGTGCAGGGGTGCAGAGGTCAAGCACTGGTGGCTCGGGGATCAATTTCGACAACCCCAGTGTACAGAAGGCACTGGACACCCTGATTCAGAGCGGCCCTTCTATCAACCACCTTGTCAGTCCAGGAAGCCAGCAGGTTCCCAGGCCTGGGCAGGGCATGGGGCAGGCTACTACCATGGGGCATTACCCTCGCCACTACTAACATCCCAAAGAGTGGTGCAACCTACTCGTCCCACAGAGACCCCTTTAATGCACTGAGGCCACATTCTGCCCAGTCCTTTCAGTTAGATTTTTTTGGACATtatatgtcacttttttttttttcctttgcagaaGCAAGAGCAGCTAGAAGTTGTCTGgagatttgtatttaaattgaagCAGAGAGTAGGGGTGCCTACGAAGGCtacactgtaaatatttatttcttggatgttttaccttttttatttcaagtgtttAGGTACCTTTTCAACTATAGAAATTAAATGATTGATGGTCCTGAAAGTGCTGGTTTTTAATGAGTTGTCTGatcattacagtactgtacagtagcattTACAAAACTGGTTAAAGCTGCAGATGATATGTTTGTACTTTAAATACTgtagtctttttaaataaaatgaatcattTCATACAGGACCCTGCTTTGGATTCTGATGTAAGCCTTGGGAAGTGAACAGCATTGTTGCTGATATTCAGATTAAAACAGTACGAAGTCCATGCCTGTCTAATTTGAGTGATTTCCCCCTGTGTGTATCTGTCCATTTTGATGGGGATGTTGTGGTCTtcatgtaggtttgggtgcagtttGCTTTCTCCAGTGTTCACATGCATGGGGAGTGTTTCAGAGCCTTCTCTGTCCATGTGGGGGTGGTGCTGTGTCTGTGTGGAAAGGGCAGGTACCCGCTCATTTCGCTGGACTAGCTCGTTTTTACTGTAGGAAAATCTAATGCTAGGTTAATGCTGCTCTTTTGATTTCCTCGACCGGCTGCTCATTTTGCTTTCTGAGCTGTCCGGTAGTTTCCTCTTGCTGCACATTAGACCACTTGGTGgcaggtggtggtggttgttgttgttgttggcaaGACTAAAATACTGCTGATCTGTGTCTAGACCTTGCTTGTTTCATCATTTTCAAAGGAAATTCTTGCACAAAATATTACTGTTGCATTCTTTCAGTTCAATATTTCAGTCGACTCCAGCACAGGTACCAAGGCAACATGCAGTAATACGTACAGGGATTTCAAACTCTGAGGTGTTTACCGAGACAGCCTtgtgtttgtatatattatatctcCTCGCACAAGGTAGCATAGTCATATAAAGGAGCTTGATACAGTcaacaatgtaataaaatgattAGTTTATTGCATTTTGTGCAGACATATCTATAAAATGGTACAGGAAAGCCAGAAGCAATTGATATAGAAGCAGTTGACATGAAAGAAACCCCCCTTTAAGTTTTAACTATCAATCAACACACAATAGAGAAtaacattcttcttttttttaatattcaactCACACCAACACATCAGCtagctagtgtttttttttatacttttatttacaGATTTCCCCATTCCCACCCGTGCCCCCTTTGCCATTTGCATATTGCACACTTAGAACTGAAACCACAAAGAAACACTACAGGTCTACTGAAATACAGCACCTAAGAAGGTAGAGCAGAAAACAACccactctgattattaaaaatgtaatacatctaCATCTCATGGTTACCTTTAGATAATTTCTTTGCTCTAAATGAGACCCTACTGTGAAAACATTCGTACAAAATGTGTATTACACACCtgtgatttaaaacacaaaacaaacaagaagttGGAAATCTGCTTCTCTGGCATAGCCGGAGACAACAGTCCTGGCTCTCGCTCGGGGTTTCGGATGGCCGTAGAGGATGGGAGAGGGTTCCAGGacattttgaaaattgtccagAGTGATGTGATTCCAAAGCTAAGCTCCCTCATTTTAATGGTCAAAggtgataataatatatatatatatatatatatatatagatatatatatatatatatatatataactgaacacaacaaaaataaaaaattctattctataaaaataaagtagCGTGGGTCAGAAAGCGCAGGTCCTGCACCTCCCGCTCactgtgcatgcatgcatacagacTACCAGTTGCGGTTTGGTCTATTCGttaaaaatgcatgcacatgcCAGCAGGCTGCGACTCGACACTGATGTTGATGAAAGCAGCACTTGTATTTATACTGGAGATAAGACACACTGTTGGCTGAGTCACTCAGCATCTACAATACAACATTAGAAAAAAGAGCGAAAAAagcatatataattatatacagtattagatatatttttaaaacattttaatgaaggaGTTTAACTTAAGATATTTCCTCTAGTTGGCAGACTGCCACCCCCCTACGGGGTACAGATTGGGTTGTGATTCTTGTGGAGTGTTGCACTTATTTTTGTCCGTTTTTTGGATTTGGAATGTTGATTTGGAGAAATCGGTGCTGTTTCGGTGGACATCCTAAGAGAATTGGTGTAACCCCGTTGTGTTTGTAGTGGGTCTGTGACGAGGGCAGGAATATACCATCCTCACCCCATCTCCCATCCTGTGCTTTCCAAACCCCTGATATGTCTGTCTACAGCCTAGCTGTATAACTCCAACCAAAGGAAACAAAACGGAAACAATCAAACAACGGATCAACCAAATACTGTATGCAGATAAACACACTTCAATAAGAAATACTACTTCTGTAGGACATTTGCATGCGTTTAAGACAAAACAAGCTGGCCTGCAGCTCTGCTAAAACTGTTAAAGGAGCTTTCGCCCTACCCACACCCCTTGCAGAGTTTGGAAACTGAAAACCAAACCCAGAATAAATGAATGAGAGTGTCTGCGCTGGGCCAGTGTCCCCCTGCTCCCGAGAGCAAGGAAGTCTGCATTGAACTGGACTCTGACGTGACCCCTAACTGGGTCTAGCAGAACCATCCCAGGTGCAGGAGAGGGCTAAACTTTTGTGTAATTCAACAGTGAAAAGAGAAAATATTGATGCATTTTTCAgccctttttttaaactgcatttttgttttgttttgtatgcaaGTTGGAAGTCCTGAATAAAGAATAAGATGTGCAAGGCAAAGAAGAACTTGATATTCCAAGAAACGCCACTGCCCTGCAATTGTATTACACAATGTGATTTGATTTTCAAGCAGTGCCCGTCTGCCTGGTGTAGCACAACGGGTCCATCTTATCCTAGGACAGGATTGAAGCCTGTACGTTAaacttgtattattgtattattattgatgcAGCAATCCCTTTTTTTCAGAATCTCTGCAAACAAAAATCCGGACCTGAATGACAGTATCCCGCAAGGAATACCTGGCTGTGGTTTTTGCAGTTTTAGCAGAGTGCATCCCAGCTTTGGAAGCTCTCGGTTGTCTTTAATCAAATACTCAGAATGATCTCACAAGCACGTGTACAGTACTGGGGTGGTAAGGAGTGAAGGAAAGATGCATGTGATTACTAATGGGACTCCACTGAAAGATGAGAAGGTGCAGCAGGAGTTACTCAAATGTTCTGAGAATGCCAGCAGGTTTCCTCTGATTGGATAATTGAGTGTGGGGGTGGATCTTAATATCCTGGAAGGGGGTGTGTCCTAAATTACAACTGAGAAATAGTTCCCATCTcttgttctctctctgtctctctctctccatatatatatatatatatatatatatatatatatatatatatatatatatatatatatatatataatataaatatatcttttcaaataaaaccaagaTTTAAATATTGCACTTTTTTCTAGATCGGTCTGATCTAAACTTACAAAATTGTTAATTTACTACCAAACCCTTCTCTGTTGGGCAAAGTAGTTTTCAGTGCAGCTTTCATGAATGATAAACTTGCTTGACCTTCTAAAACATGCCTACACACGCGTGACGTAAGTGTTTATAAAGTCTCTGATGCACCTGAACACTACAGCCATCAAGTGGGTGAAATAATCACTGCATCTCACAGGCTACGGCGAGCCGCGCACACACTCGCTCGCACGGTCTTGCAGTCAAGACACATCTTAGCCGGGAGACAGCAATTCCCATGCACCTACATGTAAATACAGactgcttaaaacaaacaaacaaacaacgctGTCCACTGATGCTTCAGATATGCATTTGAAGAAAAGTTTGAACTAGTAatagggtggaggctgggtgcgaACCGGCAGCCCAGCGCACCTCATCTCCCTGACGGGAAAGAATCCGTAACAGCACTGCGCGTCTCTGGTAATTGCAGAACTAATTCATTACTAGTGAGATCTGCTAAAACACCGTACAGGGACACCAATACAGACAAGGGAGAAGTCCAGGGTAATCCATAAGATCTCGTAGGGTTAACATACTATATACCACATGGGTTAGCCATGCCTGCTTTTGTTCAGCCCTTTTATAGATGCTCAGGTAGCCAATGAcaatggggtgtgtgtgtgtgtgtgtgtgaattctctgcacctctgtgtgtgtgtgtgtgtactagcTTCCCCAGTCTGCCCTCTGTACCTGTAGCTCCTGTAGCTGATATGTATACACGtcaacctttttttcttttttgtatacagtataaatgAAACTATATAGATTAGCAGCATTCTCGACTTGTACAGATTTATGAATTCTCAATTGGACGCTTTAGAAACATTAGTTACAGGTATActcaagaaaaaagaaacaagaactcGTCTTGACGTTATACactacctttttaaaatgtaaataactagATATAATGAATATTCTTTTATCTGATATTAGCTATAAAGTGACCAATGCGCAGTTTGTCTCGGAGAGAGTATCGTCTTGACTGAAAATCCCCACATTAAAAACTGTTATCCCAGACTTTTGAAATGAAACCATTCATTATAGTTAAAAGCAAATCTTCTACAAAAGAGGTctgtgcataaaaataaatacctaacTCAATCCATGCATGAACTCATTCACAGATCAAAATCTGAGTACTTCTGCAAAACAGTCTATGTGACAGACTGTAGGTCAGCGGTTTctgttaaacaataataataatcaaacaagaTGCCCTCGGCAGCCCCCTGAGCCAGGCCTGCGGGGGTCATCTCTCCAGAAGCAGCAGCTGATTGGTCACAAAACTATTCCATCTATATAATGATTCACTGAAATGTATAAACTATTTACAGAGTCCCCATCCCAGCGAGGGGAGTGCACTCACCAGCCACCCAGTCACTCCTTGACTCTCAACTCCACCGATTCAAACAGGTTATATCTgaacctctctctgtctcccccgcGGGCCGCTGACTGGGTAATATAACGGAGCGGGGAGGGAGGCAACGCTTTCGTTCCCTTGGCAGATAACCGGCTcgcaaaattaaaacaaagacaacatCATCTGATCCGAGCAATTCAACCCCTACCAGATTTCAAAGACGATTGTCAATCGGCTTGTCAGGAGCCATCAGCTCAAGCCAGTGGCACAAAATCAGTCTGATCTCTCTCGCCCCTCACTCTCAGAGGAGACATGCTGACAGGCTCAAATATCCTGACTGGCAGCTATGCGCTAGACTGGATTTCAACATGCCCATCTCAGCGTCTCAGAAACGGGTCTCTTCCAGAGCCAGAGAACAATGATCATTGCTCTTACTATATTGTGGGCTCCTCTGTATGCCTGATGCTTGCAGCTTTCTCTGAAGCACAATTGGGGGAGCCGCAGTGTCTTGAGCAGCCAAAACTGCAGTGCTCTAACATAGCGCCCACTAGAAGGAGCAACCACCGAGCTGCCACAAGAGCTGAAGCTTAACCTCAAATTACAAGGATCCCGCTGGAAGCAAAAGTAATCTGTAGAAATGCaaccagctgttttgttttttgcgaGGAATCAATCAAGCTCTGGTCAATTGAATCGTCGGAATTTCTATTAGTTCTCTTGCAACCCTTAGAATATTGGATTGTCAGAGACATACAACTATCTTAATTCATGTGTTCTTACTGAGCTCCCTGACCTCTGCAGAGGTGCCTCTCTGGTCTGGTGGTGGACTGAGGAGATGAGGGTCCACCAGGGCATTTTACAACTCTGTCAAAATCACAGCTGCAATACAAACACATGGATTCATTTCTTTCCCCCTTGGAAATAGAATTTGGAAAACAAGAAATCTGAATCAAATCAAGAAATATAATAATCTTGGTCAGGATTcgctttttggttttttgttgctttttttctaatttaaggATTTGCCCTTtctaaaaaatttaaaagaactaAATAATctaatatatactttatttttgtgttgcttttggtTTGCCAATGCATCTCCAACatctttgtatttgtatatacaaCAGCAGTAATTAATATTGGATCAATCACAGTATATTGATTATTTTGACTTTACaaagtcaaatatatatatataagggacgCTATACATACAATGGCGCTTTGTGTGCATGTGAAATATATttaccaatatattttaatatatgtcatatactttgtaatatattttcaaatatcgaCATATTATGTTATACATTATATTtgatataaatatagatatataaatatacatttgatataaatatatgaatccatatatttcactttttttcaatatattgcaccctgttttgttactgtgtgtaaGTGTGAAAGCTGAAGAAGGGACCgctctactgtgtgtgtgtgtgttctgagtGGTGTGGGCGGGCGGGGGGGCGGAGGGCCTCCTCCCCCAATCATCAAATACTGGAGCCAAATAAATCGAGAAAGAAAAGTCGCTGATTCTTGAAGCTGGCATTTGGCATTTGGGATTTGGAAAGACAACGCAGATAACCACGGGTATCCCAAAACCCCTGACCTGCTCCCAGGAACAGGGTTTGTGTATTTGTGAGTTTCTCAACGTGTCTCTCCTGGGCCCCGAGGCTTGGTGGCAGAACAGTCAGTGTGAAACAGACCTACACATTGTCACTCTGTCACATTGTCAAGCTGGCACACTGACACAATGCCACtctgtcacattgtcacatgatctcaCTGTCACGCTGCCTGTCATTGCATCACTTTGTACCTGAGGTGTCCATTCACCCGTCACAgtaaacaagttattttcttcGGTCTTTGATTAGCTTTCAGTCTTGGTGAGCTCACACCCTCCCCTCTGCATTCTCTTCTTCTCTCCATCCTCGGACACATTCCCTTCTTCCTGTCGTCTTTAAAACCACTTTACAAAAAGTTCCTCCCTACCCTACCCCCCATATAGAATAGATCTCTGTTCCCTGCAACTAGATGGGAAGTGTGTTTGAAACAGTAAACGCGTAGCGCTGGGAATGCTGGGTACGAAAAGGGACTGCCCCCAACCTTCAACATGAGCATGCATGAAAGGGCTCTTTGGACTCGACACTGCGTGAGGAAAGTGGAAACACCTGGTACCAGCGTGAAACTGGTGCCCTGGCTCTTCTAAAACGCATCTAACCAGACTGCAGgacctcctactgctctgcagaGAGTGGAGCCCCTTCCAGCGCTGGATGTGCGGAAGGAACAGAGGGTTGGCATctgtttagcaaaataaaatcatcatAATAACTGTTTCACGCCTGTCCTAAATGGgaataattaaaatacatcagCCCACCAGGGTGCGCTGTGCGCAAAGGAAAGAAAGGAGAACAGCAAGACATTACAGGTGGAGTGATGGGGAGTGTGCTGGGTTCCCCTCTCGGGCTGGCCGGGGTGATGGTGGGTTCAGTCGCTGAAGGAAGGGGCTGGCGGTCGGGCTGGCCGGGGTGATGGTGGGTTCAGTCGCTGAAGGAAGGGGCTGGAGGTCGGGCTGGCCGGGGTGATGGTGGGTTCAGTCGCTGAAGGAAGGGGCTGGCGGTCGGGCTGGCCGGGGTGATGGTGGGTTCAGTCGCTGAAGGAAGGGGCTGGCGGTCGGGCTGGCCGGGGTGATGGTGGGTTCAGTCGCTGAAGGAAGGGGCTGGTCGGGCTGGCCGGGGTGATGGTGGGTTCAGGCTGAAGGAAGGGGCCGGTCGGGCTGGCCGGGGTGATGGTGGGTTCAGTCGCTGAAGGAAGGGGCTGGCGGTCGGGCTGGCCGGGGTGATGGTGGGTTCAGTCGCTGAAGGAAGGGGCTGGCGGTCGGGCTGGCCGGGGTGATGGTGGGTTCAGTCGCTGAAGGAAGGGGCTGGCGGTCGGGCTGGCCGGGGTGATGGTGGGTTCAGTCGCTGAAGGAAGGGGCTGGCGGTCGGGCTGGCCGGGGTGATGGTGGGTTCAGTCGCTGAAGGAAGGGGCTGGCGGTCGGGCTGGCCGGGGTGATGGTGGGTTCAGTCGCTGAAGGAAGGGGCTGGAGGTCGGGCTGGCCGGGGTGATGGTGGGTTCAGTCGCTGAAGGAAGGGGCTGGCGGTCGGGCTGGCCGGGGTGATGGTGGGTTCAGTCTGAAGGAAGGGGCTGAAGGAAGGGGCTGGCGGTCGGGCTGGCCGGGGTGATGGTGGGTTCAGTCGCTGAAGGAAGGGGCTGGCGGTCGGGCTGGCCGGGGTGATGGTGGGTTCAGTCGCTGAAGGAAGGGGCTGGCGGTCGGGCTGGCCGGGGTGATGGTGGGTTCAGTCGCTGAAGGAAGGGGCTGGC includes these proteins:
- the LOC121297997 gene encoding nuclear receptor coactivator 5-like isoform X3, producing the protein MSRRKSRSGSPSHHTTNSNDPRDLERRIFVGNLPTNLMERKDLEDLFMKYGKINDVNMAAERRQHKAQSRQSPPRRELYSGYGNEREVQPRSRSPIRGREARDHRDAREPRDREPRSTHSREHDPRDPHFDRYHAEGREKEPRVDPRDPALRDEAYERYYRMDEYYRRKEEPFMDRSRDPWNGRREPGAEPVRPDDRRRDELYRQYYEELQRRYDAERAVDCSVIVVNKQQNREYAETVGRQVRDLGMVVDLIFLNTEVSLTQALEDVGRASTPFAIIITQQHQVHRSCTVNILYGTPQEHRNMPLQDAMVLVAHNYDLFKVENRDKEREEIARKAAKMADEVLMREHEREGHPISLQPVITLLSEGRYLTLDEMDRLISYLRDKRERLLRTSNDPHSASRPPASASGVGALDPPPPSSQSMSTAPHLPPPQASNPQNTANHQQELQAKILSLFNSGAPPPGVPPPSTQGYGSSMSSQNPGVSQGVPPPSMSKMPTSASQVPSMMQAMNPRAALRPPVMPPGVPPPYGPPPGRMSGPSGGAGVQRSSTGGSGINFDNPSVQKALDTLIQSGPSINHLVSPGSQQVPRPGQGMGQATTMGHYPRHY
- the LOC121297997 gene encoding nuclear receptor coactivator 5-like isoform X4 is translated as MAAERRQHKAQSRQSPPRRELYSGYGNEREVQPRSRSPIRGREARDHRDAREPRDREPRSTHSREHDPRDPHFDRYHAEGREKEPRVDPRDPALRDEAYERYYRMDEYYRRKEEPFMDRSRDPWNGRREPGAEPVRPDDRRRDELYRQYYEELQRRYDAERAVDCSVIVVNKQQNREYAETVGRQVRDLGMVVDLIFLNTEVSLTQALEDVGRASTPFAIIITQQHQVHRSCTVNILYGTPQEHRNMPLQDAMVLVAHNYDLFKVENRDKEREEIARKAAKMADEVLMREHEREGHPISLQPVITLLSEGRYLTLDEMDRLISYLRDKRERLLRTSNDPHSASRPPASASGVGALDPPPPSSQSMSTAPHLPPPQASNPQNTANHQQELQAKILSLFNSGAPPPGVPPPSTQGYGSSMSSQNPGVSQGVPPPSMSKMPTSASQVPSMMQAMNPRAALRPPVMPPGVPPPYGPPPGRMSGPSGGAGVQRSSTGGSGINFDNPSVQKALDTLIQSGPSINHLVSPGSQQVPRPGQGMGQATTMGHYPRHY